The sequence AACAGCTCGACGAAGGCCGGGTCGGTGCTGACCTGTTCCGGATGGCCCGAGCAACACACGTGACGGTTCAGGCAGACCACCTGGTCGGTGGCGCTCATCACCAGGTGCAGGTCATGCGACACCATCAGCACGCCGCAGCCGTAACGTTCGCGCAGCCGACCGATCAGCCGGTAGAGCTCGGCCTGTCCGGCGACATCGACGCCCTGCACCGGCTCGTCCAGCACCAGCAGCTCCGGCTCGCGCAGCAATGCGCGCGCCAGCAGCACCCGCTGCATCTCGCCGCCGGAAACGGCTTGCAGCGGACTGTCGATCACCTGCTCGGCACCGACTTCCTTCAGCGCGGCCAAGGCACCGGCGCGATCCACACCCGGCACCAGACGCAGAAAACGCAGCACCGAAAGCGGCAGGGTCGGGTCGACGTGCAGCTTCTGCGGCATATAGCCGACACGCAGCTTCGGCTTGCGCCAGACCGTGCCGCTGTCGGGCTTGAGCAAACCGAGCACAGCCCGTACCAGGGTGGTCTTGCCGGCGCCATTGGGGCCGATCAGCGTGACGATCTCGCCGCGATGCACCTGCAGCTCGGCGCCTTCGAGCACCGCCTGCTTGGCGAAGCGCACATGGATGTTCTCCAGGCGGATCAGCGCTTCGCTCATGCCGCGCTCCGGCACGGTGCGCAGAGGCCGACGACTTCCACCGTCTGGCCTTCGACCTGGAAACCCACGCTGCGCGCGGCCTGGTCGATGGCCTCGCTAATGCTCGGCTGCTCTAGCTCGATGGCGGTGTGGCAGTTGCGGCAGATCAGGAACTGGCCTTGGTGCGGGTGCTCGGGATGGTTGCAACCGATGAAGGCGTTGAGCGAGGCGATGCGGTGCACCAGGCCGTTCTCCAGCAGGAAATCCAGCGCGCGGTAGACCGTGGGCGGCGCGGCGCGGCGGCCATCCTGGGCCGTAAGTTCGGCGAGGATGTCATAGGCGCCGAGCGGCTTGTGGCTTTGCCAGACCAGCTCCAGCACGCGCTTGCGCAGGGCGGTCAGGCGCA comes from Stutzerimonas stutzeri and encodes:
- the zur gene encoding zinc uptake transcriptional repressor Zur, giving the protein MPKSPLACTPHDHDHCVSSALAEADLLCERSGVRLTALRKRVLELVWQSHKPLGAYDILAELTAQDGRRAAPPTVYRALDFLLENGLVHRIASLNAFIGCNHPEHPHQGQFLICRNCHTAIELEQPSISEAIDQAARSVGFQVEGQTVEVVGLCAPCRSAA
- the znuC gene encoding zinc ABC transporter ATP-binding protein ZnuC; amino-acid sequence: MSEALIRLENIHVRFAKQAVLEGAELQVHRGEIVTLIGPNGAGKTTLVRAVLGLLKPDSGTVWRKPKLRVGYMPQKLHVDPTLPLSVLRFLRLVPGVDRAGALAALKEVGAEQVIDSPLQAVSGGEMQRVLLARALLREPELLVLDEPVQGVDVAGQAELYRLIGRLRERYGCGVLMVSHDLHLVMSATDQVVCLNRHVCCSGHPEQVSTDPAFVELFGQDARSLAVYHHQHDHSHDLHGSVVTGKPHIHGPNCKH